AAAGCTTTATCTACTAAGAAGTATTCTTGCTCAATACCTAATGTAGCTGTTACCCGGGTAACATCTTTATCGAAGTACTGGCAAACCTCTACTGCTGCCTGATCCAGGAAAGTTAAAGATTTAAGTAAAGGCGTTTTGTAATCTAAAGCTTCGCCGGTGTAAGCAACAAATACCGTAGGAATACATAAGGTTTTAGCACCATAAGTTTCCATGATAAATGCCGGAGAAGTTGGGTCCCAGGCAGTATAACCGCGGGCTTCGAAGGTATTCCGGATACCACCGTTCGGGAAAGAAGAAGCATCCGGTTCTTGCTGTACTAAAGCCGAACCTTTAAAGTTTTCGATGGCTTGGCCATCGTTATTTAAATCAAAGAAAGAATCGTGTTTTTCGGCAGTGGCGCCGGTTAGTGGCTGAAACCAGTGGGTGTAATGCGTAGCACCCTTAGATAAAGCCCAGGTTTTCATAGCGGCAGCAACCGCATCGGCTACGGCGCGGTCTACTTTGGTGCCATGTTTAATAGAAGCAACCAGTTTTTTAAAATACTCACCAGACATGGTAGTACGCATGGCTTCCATGCCAAAAACGTTCTTACCAAAGTATTCAGAAATTTTTTGAGTGGTTAGTGGTACATCAACTGGTTTGCGGTGATCAACCAGTTCTAGCGCTTTAAAACGAAGTACGGCCATAGTTTGATTAAAGGTTTATGATATGGTCAAAGGTAATAATTAATCTTTTCCCTCAAAATGCATCGATTAAAATTTTAAACATTTTTTTTTAAAAATGATAGAAATATGTTAACACATTGCTTTAAATCAAAGAGTATTTTTTTAAAAATTACTGTTTTTAAAGGTTAACAGATAATTTTAACATCGTTTTTTCAATTTTAACAATAAACAAGTTTCTCCGGTGAATTTAAATTAAATATATATTTGCTAAGTGAAACAAGCTTACCTCCGACCTGCCCTGTATTATGGTTTCTGGCTGTTTGTTGGCCTAATTATTAAAGCTTTATTTTTAGCGTACCAACACACCCAAACCGCTGACCTGAATCCTGTTGAAATTTTAAAAATTTTTGTTAATGGGTTGCGCATGGATGCTTCTTTTGCGGCGTACCTGTGCATTTTGCCTTTTTTTTGTTTTTTGCTGGAAACTTTTGAAAAAAGCATCAACCTGAGCAAAGCAGTAACTATTTATACGCTGCTCATTATCGTACTTACTTCTATTATATGCCTCGCCGACCTGGAACTGTACAAAGCTTGGGGATTTCGGTTAGATGCTACTCCCCTGCAATACCTGAATACGCCCGGCGAAATGATGGCTTCGGTAGCTGCTACGCCTATTTTTTTACTTTCCGGCTTGCTGGTTTTACTAATCGCCTTTTTAATTTTTGTTTACCTCCGGATAGTTAAACCTCATTTACAGGCAAATTCGCCGGAGCAAGCTTCTATAAAATCTAAAATAATGGCGGCTTGGTGCTTGCTGGTGCTTATTGTGCCCATGCGCGGCGGCTTACAACATATTCCGCTAAACCAAAGCGATGTTTATTTTTCTAATAAATTATTCGCCAACCACGCAGCAGTGAATGTACCCTGGAACGTTTTGTACTCTTTGAACAAGCGCAATCTGGTATCTACTAAAAACCCTTACAATTACCTGGAGCCTAGGCTGGCTAAAAATCTGGTGGATTCGCTGTACGCGCTGCCGGCTACCGATAAAGATTTATCTCCTTCTATTTTAAAAGTAAACCGGCCGAACGTTTTATTTATTATTCTGGAAAGTTATACGGGTAAACTAGTGGGTTGCTTAGGCGGCGAACCTGGGGTTACGCCCAACCTGGACTCGCTGGCGCAACAAGGCTTACTTTTTAAAAATATTTATGCCAGCGGCGACCGTAGCGAAAAAGGTTTGGTGGCTTTACTAAGTGGTTATCCGGTGCAAACTACTACCTCTATTATAAAACTGCCGCGCAAAACCGAACACTTGCCACATTTAAATCTTATAATGAAGGCGCAAGGGTACACCACCAGTTATTATTATGGCGGCGAACTGGCTTTTGCTAATATTAAATCTTATTTGTTAAATGCCGGTTACGAAAAGCTGGTAAGTAAATTTGATTTTAATTCCGGTGATTATAACTCTAAATGGGGCGTACACGACCACGTATTATTAGAAAGGTGGTTATCTGATTTAAAAACCGAAAAACAACCTTTTTTCTCTACTTTATTTACCCTGAGCAGCCACGAACCTTATGATATTCCGATACCGGCTAAATTTCCGGGAACAGATGAGGCTACCCTTTTTAAAAATTCGATGTATTACACCGATTGGGCCATCGGCAAATTTATACGCGAAGCTAAAAAACAATCTTGGTGGGCTAATACTTTAATCGTAATGGCTGCGGATCATGGCCACCGCTTTCCGAACGACGACCCAAATTATAAATCCAGTAAATTCCGGATTCCTTTTTTACTTACCGGCGGAGCCCTGAAACAAGCATATCCGGCTAACACCTTAATTGGTTCGCAAACCGATATTGTACCCACCGTTTTGCAGCAATTGCAATTGCCGGCAGAGCAGTTTAAGTGGGGCAAAGATTTATTAAATCCCGCGTCTAAACCATTTGCCTTTTACGTGTTTAACGATGGCTTCGGCTTTGTAACGCCAGCGGGCGTAGTAACCTACGATAACATCGCCAAAAAAGTAATTACCCAAGACCCAGGCGTTCCAGAACAACAAATCACCACCGGCAAAGCCTACATGCAGCTTTCTTTCGGCGATTATATTGATAAATAGTCTTTAGTTTTTAGTCATAGTCCATAGTCCATAGTCGATAACTCATATTCTGTAATTTATAGACAACAGATCATAGACCACATTACTATTTTGTTTTGTGCTTAGAAGTTAGACAAACCTTTACCCCCAAGAGGTTTCTTGTTTCCTATTCTAAAGAACAGCTTTTTATGAAATACTAAAAAAGTAAAATTTTAAAATTTAAAATTTTACAAGCCACCCATGCAACAAATAGCTTGAGCCAGGTGCAAAGAACGACGCTAAACTGTTCGAGCGTTCAGCGAGTTTTTAGCGTCTTGATTTTTTTGGTTCTTTTTGTATCAAGACAAAAAGAACAAGAAGCGAGCAATGAAACAACTCCAGTAAGCCATCAAAGCTGGTACAGCAGCTATGCGAACGATAATCCACTTTATAAATCGTAAGGCACAGAAGTAAATCCGCGCCATAGTGTGAGAATAAACCAGCATCAGCCGCAACGAAGTAAAAGATAATTATATCATTATAATGCTAACTCCAGTACAAAAAACACGAAAATTCAAAATACAAACCATCTCTAAACATCAAAGGTTTAGATAAATGTACTCCGTAAACTAGGGTCTGTCATCTAAAATAAGTACCTTTGCGGCGCAATGAAAAAAGTGGCCTTCTATACGTTGGGATGTAAACTGAATTTCTCGGAAACGTCGTCTATTTCCCGGATTTTTCAGGAGCGCGGTTTTG
The sequence above is a segment of the Adhaeribacter swui genome. Coding sequences within it:
- a CDS encoding LTA synthase family protein translates to MKQAYLRPALYYGFWLFVGLIIKALFLAYQHTQTADLNPVEILKIFVNGLRMDASFAAYLCILPFFCFLLETFEKSINLSKAVTIYTLLIIVLTSIICLADLELYKAWGFRLDATPLQYLNTPGEMMASVAATPIFLLSGLLVLLIAFLIFVYLRIVKPHLQANSPEQASIKSKIMAAWCLLVLIVPMRGGLQHIPLNQSDVYFSNKLFANHAAVNVPWNVLYSLNKRNLVSTKNPYNYLEPRLAKNLVDSLYALPATDKDLSPSILKVNRPNVLFIILESYTGKLVGCLGGEPGVTPNLDSLAQQGLLFKNIYASGDRSEKGLVALLSGYPVQTTTSIIKLPRKTEHLPHLNLIMKAQGYTTSYYYGGELAFANIKSYLLNAGYEKLVSKFDFNSGDYNSKWGVHDHVLLERWLSDLKTEKQPFFSTLFTLSSHEPYDIPIPAKFPGTDEATLFKNSMYYTDWAIGKFIREAKKQSWWANTLIVMAADHGHRFPNDDPNYKSSKFRIPFLLTGGALKQAYPANTLIGSQTDIVPTVLQQLQLPAEQFKWGKDLLNPASKPFAFYVFNDGFGFVTPAGVVTYDNIAKKVITQDPGVPEQQITTGKAYMQLSFGDYIDK